The DNA window GCTTACCAAAGTTCCGTTCTTACCGTCGACAACCTTTCTCGCTTTAACTGTAACGCTATAAGGTATTCCGTACGGGTCGTTGATATCGTCTCTATCTTTCCCTCTCGGATCTTCGAGAACTCTGTAAGTTGGAATCAAGTAATTGTCGAGAGCTGTGGCATTTTCATCTCTGTCGTTGAGAATTCTGTAAACAAGCCCGAAAACTCTCGCAGCCATCCAGTCGTTGTCTGAAGAAGAATCGTTCAAAAACCACTGGTTATCATCTACTGGAATTACCAGACTACCTGCTTTGTACGTGACGTTCTTTACCATGTAAACATTACTTCCCCTCGTGCTGATGTTGTAAGTTCTCTCAATCTTGGTCGATGAGAAGTTTATTTCAACATCCAAAGCCACCCCGTAATCAGCGTAAACTTTCTCAAGAAGATTCGTTAGATTCGTCAGGTGGTACTTCAAAACCTTATTAGCCTCGTTTAAATCGAGATTTTTTCGTTCGACGTAATCTAAAATTTTCAACGCGTTTTGCTCGTAGAGGTTTACAACGTCCCCGAACCTCAAAGTCTGCTGCGGTTTTTCTACTGCTGGATAGTTCAGACTCAAAAGAATGTTGTTAGCCAGTACAACTATTATCGCCAAGCCAACAGCCATTATGAAAGCTGCAAGCAGCATTATCTGGGCTTTTACATCTTCCATATTGTCAGTCTCACCTCCAAAACGTTGTAAAGCTCGGAGGTGTTGCCGTCAACGTTGAAGGTTAGAGCTTTAATTCCCTGATTTGAACCGTCGGAATCGTAGATCGTCAAAACTTTCGAAACCGTCACAGCGTTATCGGAGGGATAGCCGTTCCAGACGAAAGGAATTGTAACAAAATCTATTGTTCCGTTAGCTGCGTCGAATTTGAAGTATCCTATCTCTATGTTGTACGCTATTCCCTCTTTTTCGAATGTCTGATTGAGTATTGCTTTTAACCTTTCAGAGCCGGGATAGCTTTCAACGCCCCCGTACATAGTTTCTCCATCCCAGAAGAGCAAAGCCTCCTTTAGTGGAGAATACCTTTCTGCAAGAGATTCATACGTTATGGCGTTGATTACGTCCACCCCGTACTTTTCCAAGGCGTTTTCAACTTGGATGTTAGCTGCTGAGGAGGTAAGAGGAGTGAGAGGGACGGCAAAGACAATTAGAAGGATGACTAATGTTAAAATTACCAGAGACATCATCGCTTCGAAAGTGAAGGTTTGAGCCCTTAAGTTCACCAAACCGCCACCTCCAGAAAGTATCTTTCGGATGTCTGATAAGTGGAAATCACCCTTCTCGTAAATCCCACGTCAACATTCTCAGGAATTTTTTCGCCGAAACTAATAATCGTGTTTCCGCTCATATCTTTTAGAGTCACGTTCACTTTATATCTGCCTCCGGTTAACTCGGAGAGGTCTGCGTAACTTAAATACTGGACGAGCTTCGTTAGATTCACCGCTCCGAAAGCTTTCACGGCACTTTCTTCTGTGAAGTTAAGTATTAAGTACTCGGAAATCGATTCAGCCAAGTACTGAACGTCGAGCCTCTCTTTTGACAGAGGAGCAACTATGTTCATCGAAAGGTAAAAAACTATATAAACGACTCCCAAGAATATCAACACTCCACCGATGTAATCGATGCTGAGTTGAGCCCTCGAATCCACGTTAATAGCCTCTGCGAAGATAATATTTAACGTTATCTTAAATTTTTGTATTCACAGATAGAAAACAGAAGAGGGTGGTGTAAGATGATTAAAGTCGGAATAGTGGGAGGAACCGGCTACACTGGAGGGGAGCTTTTAAGAATTCTTTCAACGCATCCTGAGGCTGAAGTTGTCGCTGTAAGCTCGAGAAAAGACGTTGGAAGGAAAATTCACGAAGTTCATCCCCATCTAAAAGGCTTTTACGATATCGAGTTCGTTCTGCCGGAGCTTAAAAACTTCGATGAATGCGACGTCGTTTTTACAGCCGTGCCTCACGGTGAGGCGATGAATTACGTTCCTCAGTTCCTGGAGGTAGGAATTAAAGTTATCGACCTCTCGGCAGATTACAGATTGAAAAAGGAGGTTTACGAGGAAGTTTACGGAAAAAAGCACGATGCTTATTTTGAAGCCGTTTACGGCTTGACGGAGCTTCACAGAGAAGAGATAAAGAAAGCTAAACTTGTGGCGAATCCAGGATGCTATCCGACGGGAGCGATTTTAGCTGCAGCTCCTTTAGCTGAAAAGGAACTGATAGAAAGAGTAGTCTTCGATTCTAAAAGCGGAATAACCGGAGCTGGAGCTTCTCCGACAGATTTCACGCATTTCCCCAACCTTCACGAGTCGATAGTTCCTTACAAAATAACCGACCACCGCCACTACTACGAGATGCTTCAAGAGTTGAAAGCTCTGCAAGAGGACATAAGAATATCTTTCACCCCTCAGGTTTTCCCCGGGTCGAGAGGAATTTTAACGAACGCCCACATCTTTCTCAGAGGAGACCTCGAAGAGGGGGAAATCAAGAAGATTTACGAGAAGTTCTACGAAGGATGTAAATTTATAAGGTTTCAGGAGAGCGTTAAGCTGATCTACGTTAGGGGAAGCAACTTCTGCGACATATCGATTCACAAGGGAAAAGACAGAGCTGTGATAATTTCGGCTATAGACAACCTCGTGAAGGGGGCGAGCGGACAAGCGGTTCAGAACATGAACGTCATGTTCGGGCTGGAGGAGGATGAGGGTTTGAATTACCCGCCGCTGTTCCCATGAGCTGCGAAGACGCTTTGAAGGAAATAGCCAGGAAAAAGCTCCTCTTCGGAAAAGATCTCGTGAAGAAAGTGGTGGAGTGCGAGGATGCTCCAGAGCTTGTGGTGAAACTCGCCGACGAGCTTGATGAGATCAGCGATGGATGGTTTTCCGTTCACGCGATCTTCATACTCTCGATAATCGGAAACGAC is part of the Ferroglobus placidus DSM 10642 genome and encodes:
- a CDS encoding DUF7287 family protein; the protein is MDSRAQLSIDYIGGVLIFLGVVYIVFYLSMNIVAPLSKERLDVQYLAESISEYLILNFTEESAVKAFGAVNLTKLVQYLSYADLSELTGGRYKVNVTLKDMSGNTIISFGEKIPENVDVGFTRRVISTYQTSERYFLEVAVW
- a CDS encoding DUF7288 family protein, giving the protein MNLRAQTFTFEAMMSLVILTLVILLIVFAVPLTPLTSSAANIQVENALEKYGVDVINAITYESLAERYSPLKEALLFWDGETMYGGVESYPGSERLKAILNQTFEKEGIAYNIEIGYFKFDAANGTIDFVTIPFVWNGYPSDNAVTVSKVLTIYDSDGSNQGIKALTFNVDGNTSELYNVLEVRLTIWKM
- the argC gene encoding N-acetyl-gamma-glutamyl-phosphate reductase, producing the protein MIKVGIVGGTGYTGGELLRILSTHPEAEVVAVSSRKDVGRKIHEVHPHLKGFYDIEFVLPELKNFDECDVVFTAVPHGEAMNYVPQFLEVGIKVIDLSADYRLKKEVYEEVYGKKHDAYFEAVYGLTELHREEIKKAKLVANPGCYPTGAILAAAPLAEKELIERVVFDSKSGITGAGASPTDFTHFPNLHESIVPYKITDHRHYYEMLQELKALQEDIRISFTPQVFPGSRGILTNAHIFLRGDLEEGEIKKIYEKFYEGCKFIRFQESVKLIYVRGSNFCDISIHKGKDRAVIISAIDNLVKGASGQAVQNMNVMFGLEEDEGLNYPPLFP